Sequence from the Aquimarina sp. Aq107 genome:
AAATATACTCCATCTGGCACATTTCCTAGGTTAAAATACTTCTGGTAACTTGGTGTTGCTTCTAATGTAACATTGAATAGTACTTCACCGTAGTAATCCTTAAGGAATAATTTTTCTCCTTTTATAACTTCTGTCAATGATACATTAACCATCGACGAATTAGTGATCTCAACTGAAACTCTTCCTGCTGCGTTAGCAACGCTGCTTGTAATGATTACTAGTGCAATCAAACATAGGTTAATAACTCTCTTCATAACTTAAGGTTTTTGTTGTTGTTAATATTTTACACTGCAAATATATGGTAGAGAACATATGTATAAATACATCTATTTTTGCATATATATGTTCAATATTAACCTATAAAACTACCTAAAACCTTCTTAAAGCTAATTTAACATATGATTTCGCATTATTAACATTTAATTAATACTTTAAATATCTTATATTTACAGAAATATCATAAAGAGAAAATTTCCTCAAAATGAAAAAAAGCATTAAACCTTCTTTAGAAAAAATTGTTCCTGAGTTCGGTAGCTCATTTTTTTATGAAAACTTCTCTCAAGAAAAAATGAATAAAGCCCCTATTTGGCATTACCATCCTGAAATTGAAATTGTATATGTTAATGGAGGTACCGGAAAACGTCAAATAGGTAGTCATATGTCATACTACAGAAATGGAGCTTTAATGCTCATTGGTTCTAATCTACCTCATTGCGGTTTTACGGACAGTTTAACCTTAAATAAGAGTGAAACTATTATACAGATGTTACCAGATTTCTTAGGAAACTCTTTTTTTAATATCCCCGAAATGGCTGGAGTAAATCAATTACTAGAACAAGCAAAAAAGGGTATTGTATTTCATGGAGATACTAAACGCAGAATTGGTGCTCGTATTGAAGCCTTAGGCATGTTAGACCCATTTGATAGGTTATTAGGTATACTAAAGGTATTTAAAGAAATGCAGCAAACTAAGGACTACTCTATTCTTAATGCAGAAGGGTTTGTAATTGAAACATCATTACAAGATAATAATCGGATTAATCTGATTTTCAATTTTGTACAAGAAGAATTTACTAGACCAATTCCATTAGAGGAAATTGCCGATAAAGTAAGTATGAGTGTGCCAGGATTTTGTAGATATTTTAAAAAAAATACAGGTAAAACTTTTATTCAATTTGTAAATGAATATAGATTAGTTCACGCTGCAAAGTTATTACATGAAAAACAAACTAGTATTACAGATATCTGTTATGAAAGTGGATTTAGTAATTTTTCCCATTTCAATAAGCTTTTCAAACAATTCTCAGGAAAAACACCAAGTACTTATAGAAATGAATTAAAATATGTAGTCTCTTAAATAATATCAATTGCTCCTTTTCCCTCTCGAACAAGAACAGGTTCTCCACTAGTAAGATCTATAACCGTAGATGCCATATTACCACCATATCCCCCATCTATAACAACATCTACTAGATTATCCCATTTTTCTAAAATCAATTCTGGATCGGTTGTATATTCTATAACTTCATCCTCATCATAAATAGATGTAGAAACTATAGGGTTTCCTAAATTTTCTACTATAGTTTTACAAATATTATTATCAGGGACTCTAATTCCTACCGTTCTTTTTTTCTTAAAAACAGTAGGTAAATTATTACTTCCCGGAAGAATAAATGTGTAGGGCCCAGGAAGTGTTCTTTTTAATAACTTAAATGTTCTATTATCTATTTGTTTTACATAATCCGACAAATTACTAAGATCACTACAGATAAATGAAAAGTTTGCTTTAGCAAGTTTAACTCCTTTAATTTGTGCTATACGTTCTAAAGCTCTATTATTAGTAATATCGCAACCTAATCCATAAACGGTATCGGTAGGATAAATTACCAGTCCTCCGTTTCTTAAGGAATCTACCACCTTTTCTACTTCACGAGGATGAGGATTCTCATTATATAATTTTATTAGTTCTGCCATACTATCAAAAAGTAGATAAAGATACGGTTTTAAAAGAAATCACTATCTCAAAACACTTGTATTATTAACTGATCTACTCATGCTATGGGCACGAAATCCTAAATTTTAAGTCCAATTTATATAATTAAAAATATTATATTATTCGTGTATTGTTATTTATTGATATCAAATAAATTACTTTCGCGTATAAAATTAGTATAATAGTGACTTTTAGAGATCTAAATTTAAGTACACAACTCCTCAATGCACTGGATGATTTGGAGTTTAAAACCCCTACTCCTATTCAGGAGCAAGCATTTTCTGTAGTAATGTCCGGAAAAGACGTTGTGGGAATTGCACAAACTGGAACTGGTAAGACATATGCATATATGTTACCTATTCTAAGAATGCTAAAATATTCGGTACAACAAAATCCGCGAGTTTTAGTATTAGTTCCAACAAGAGAATTGGTAGTTCAGGTAGTTGATGAAATTGAAAAACTTTCTACATATATTAATGTTAGAGTTACCGGAGTATATGGAGGAACAAATATTAATACTCAAAAACAAGCTGTATCTGAAGGATTAGATATTGTAGTAGCAACACCCGGACGTTTATATGATCTAGCAGTAAGTAGAGCATTACAGCTAAAATCTATTCAAAAAATAGTGATAGATGAAGTCGATGTAATGCTAGATCTCGGTTTTAGACATCAATTGATGAATATATTCGACATACTACCTCAACAACGTCAAAATATCATGTTTTCAGCAACTATGACTGAGGAAGTAGATAAAATGATTTCTGAAATATTCCGGAACCCCGAAAAAATATCGGTTGCCAAAAGTGGTACTCCTTTGGAAAACATTAAACAGTTTGGATATAAAGTCCCAAATTTCTATACCAAAGTAAATCTGTTAGAACATTTACTTACTGATAAAGAAACATATCATAAAACATTAATATTTGTCGGGTATAAAAAGATAGCTGATCGATTGTTCGAAGCATTGGAAAAAAAATACAAAGAAGAAATTTGTATCATACATTCTAACAAAACACAAAACTATCGACTAAGAAGTATTGAGCAATTTAGAAAGGGCGAAAATAGAATTCTTATTGCTACGGATGTAATGGCCCGAGGATTAGATATAGAGAATGTAAGTCAAGTAATTAACTTAGATACTCCTGAATATCCTGAAAATTACATGCATCGAATAGGTAGAACTGGTCGAGCAGAAAAAGAAGGTGTTTCCTTTGTTCTTACTACAGAAAAAGAAGAAGAATACCTAGATGCTATTGAAGGATTAATGGAAATGCAAATAGCACAACTATCGCTTCCAGATTCAGTAGAAATATCGGATCAATTGACACCTGAAGAGCAACCTAAGGTTAAAGAAATATACAATCCTCATAAGCGTCCTAATGATGATGAAGCTGGTGTTGCGTTTCATGAAAAGAAAGATAAAAACAAAAAGGTTAATTTAGGAGGAAAGTATAAAAGAGAAATCAAAAAGAAATACAAAAAACCAAAAACGAAAGGGGATAAAACTTTCAACCTGAAACATAAAAAAAAGAAGAAATAGTTTTATTGACAAGATAATTATATAATACGAATGATTGAGAACATAAAAAAACCTGCCTTTCTTAAAGGAAGTATCCAAGAATATATATACCTGTCTTATCTATACTTATTAATCGTAGGAACATTAAGTTATTCTATTTATTATGCTTTTTTAGGAATAAATATTATTAAATATTCTACACTATTAGATATTTTATTAAGTCCTATAGTAATATTAACTGATAATATTAAAATTCCGCTATTTATGGGTGGTTATATTTTGATTATAATCATAGTAATATGGTGGTCGCAAAAACGAATTAAAAAAAATCTAAAAAAGGAAGTAACTCAAGAAAGACAGTCAAAATTAAAGAAAAAGTATGCCTCTTTACAATATATCAAATTTTTAATTCCCATTATAGGTACTTTAGGGTTTTATATAGGATATGCACTTGGAGGAGGTTATAAAACGAATAATAAAATAAAAACTGGTGATTTTAAAGTCAATAAATTAATTGAATTTACCGATGGAAACATGCAAAAAGTAAAGTTGATCGAATTAAATAGCCTATATGTTTTTTATGTATCAGAAAACGAAAAAAAAGTATCCATTTCGCCTATTTCCGGAAACATCAAAACAATCCATAATTTAGAATAATCAGTGTAATGGCTTCGGTATTTGGACATGCATTAACAGCCTATGCTTTAGGAAAAAGTTTCAATAAAGAACTCGGAACATTTAAACTTTGGGGATTAGGTATGATTT
This genomic interval carries:
- a CDS encoding L-threonylcarbamoyladenylate synthase translates to MAELIKLYNENPHPREVEKVVDSLRNGGLVIYPTDTVYGLGCDITNNRALERIAQIKGVKLAKANFSFICSDLSNLSDYVKQIDNRTFKLLKRTLPGPYTFILPGSNNLPTVFKKKRTVGIRVPDNNICKTIVENLGNPIVSTSIYDEDEVIEYTTDPELILEKWDNLVDVVIDGGYGGNMASTVIDLTSGEPVLVREGKGAIDII
- a CDS encoding AraC family transcriptional regulator gives rise to the protein MKKSIKPSLEKIVPEFGSSFFYENFSQEKMNKAPIWHYHPEIEIVYVNGGTGKRQIGSHMSYYRNGALMLIGSNLPHCGFTDSLTLNKSETIIQMLPDFLGNSFFNIPEMAGVNQLLEQAKKGIVFHGDTKRRIGARIEALGMLDPFDRLLGILKVFKEMQQTKDYSILNAEGFVIETSLQDNNRINLIFNFVQEEFTRPIPLEEIADKVSMSVPGFCRYFKKNTGKTFIQFVNEYRLVHAAKLLHEKQTSITDICYESGFSNFSHFNKLFKQFSGKTPSTYRNELKYVVS
- a CDS encoding DEAD/DEAH box helicase, coding for MTFRDLNLSTQLLNALDDLEFKTPTPIQEQAFSVVMSGKDVVGIAQTGTGKTYAYMLPILRMLKYSVQQNPRVLVLVPTRELVVQVVDEIEKLSTYINVRVTGVYGGTNINTQKQAVSEGLDIVVATPGRLYDLAVSRALQLKSIQKIVIDEVDVMLDLGFRHQLMNIFDILPQQRQNIMFSATMTEEVDKMISEIFRNPEKISVAKSGTPLENIKQFGYKVPNFYTKVNLLEHLLTDKETYHKTLIFVGYKKIADRLFEALEKKYKEEICIIHSNKTQNYRLRSIEQFRKGENRILIATDVMARGLDIENVSQVINLDTPEYPENYMHRIGRTGRAEKEGVSFVLTTEKEEEYLDAIEGLMEMQIAQLSLPDSVEISDQLTPEEQPKVKEIYNPHKRPNDDEAGVAFHEKKDKNKKVNLGGKYKREIKKKYKKPKTKGDKTFNLKHKKKKK